The following are encoded in a window of Paenibacillaceae bacterium GAS479 genomic DNA:
- a CDS encoding Ca2+:H+ antiporter, whose protein sequence is MLLFAVSAISVVFVAGFLGQATESVAHYAGQRLGGFLNATFGNAAELIIAIFLVKAGSFETVKASLTGSIIGNLLLVLGLSIFLGGLKFKEQRYNVQLANHNSTLMILAIVALFIPATFVSAEHFTFRKDQILSITVAIILIVSYLLWLVFSMITHKDMLSDMEDKAEAQAGEHYEEPLWTLKRSVLYLVLATVMVAFVSEWLVGTLHSVSARFGLSELFIGAFVVAIVGNAAEHSAAIMLAMKNKIGAAVEIAVGSSLQIALFVAPVLVLISGFFGPTMDIVFTPIELAAIAVSVFIAKAVANDGRTNWYEGFLLVMVYIILGFAFFLV, encoded by the coding sequence ATGCTTCTATTCGCTGTCTCCGCGATCTCAGTCGTGTTTGTAGCCGGGTTTCTAGGCCAAGCGACCGAATCTGTTGCGCACTATGCCGGCCAGCGTCTGGGCGGTTTCCTCAATGCCACATTCGGCAATGCCGCCGAATTGATTATCGCCATTTTCCTGGTCAAGGCGGGATCATTCGAGACGGTCAAGGCGAGCCTTACGGGCTCGATCATCGGCAATCTGCTGCTGGTGCTTGGACTTAGTATTTTTCTCGGCGGCCTCAAATTCAAAGAACAGCGCTACAATGTGCAGTTGGCCAACCACAACTCAACTTTAATGATATTGGCCATCGTTGCCCTGTTCATCCCTGCAACCTTTGTTTCAGCCGAGCATTTTACGTTCAGGAAAGATCAGATTCTTAGTATTACCGTTGCGATCATTCTCATCGTGAGCTACTTACTCTGGCTCGTATTCTCAATGATCACACATAAAGACATGCTTTCAGATATGGAAGATAAGGCGGAAGCCCAAGCTGGTGAGCATTACGAGGAGCCACTTTGGACTCTCAAGCGTTCCGTGCTGTACCTCGTGCTTGCCACTGTCATGGTTGCTTTTGTCAGCGAGTGGCTGGTCGGAACACTACATAGCGTTTCTGCTCGCTTTGGACTGTCTGAGCTGTTTATCGGAGCCTTTGTCGTCGCTATCGTCGGCAACGCGGCCGAGCATAGCGCGGCCATCATGCTGGCCATGAAAAACAAGATAGGCGCAGCTGTTGAGATAGCGGTAGGCTCAAGCTTGCAAATTGCTCTGTTCGTCGCGCCAGTGCTCGTTTTGATCAGTGGTTTCTTCGGTCCAACGATGGATATCGTATTCACGCCGATTGAACTGGCCGCGATTGCCGTATCGGTATTTATCGCCAAGGCTGTTGCCAACGACGGACGTACCAACTGGTATGAGGGCTTCCTGCTGGTTATGGTCTATATCATTTTAGGCTTTGCGTTTTTCCTTGTGTAA
- a CDS encoding YugN-like family protein translates to MIIENTGLDGMKSDLAHLDGSAESLGFIRWQWEYYRATYDLKFVDNSTGQEYFLRMNARAVEGKLENPAAVLAIEHVYIGRATFPHGLDYESAVPQPILSAAKQKLAELKQKLAD, encoded by the coding sequence ATGATTATTGAAAACACCGGCCTTGACGGAATGAAGAGCGATCTGGCTCATCTCGATGGGAGCGCGGAAAGCCTCGGGTTCATCCGCTGGCAGTGGGAATATTACCGCGCTACATATGACTTGAAATTTGTCGACAACAGCACGGGCCAAGAGTACTTCCTGCGCATGAATGCTCGCGCCGTTGAAGGCAAGCTGGAAAACCCCGCCGCCGTGCTCGCGATTGAGCATGTGTACATTGGCCGTGCAACCTTCCCTCACGGGTTGGATTATGAATCCGCTGTTCCGCAGCCGATCCTAAGCGCTGCGAAGCAAAAGCTTGCCGAGCTGAAACAAAAGCTCGCTGACTAA
- a CDS encoding Cell fate regulator YlbF, YheA/YmcA/DUF963 family (controls sporulation, competence, biofilm development) translates to MQELQTLEPAPLDMAPLVLCAYELGDSINQSALVADYLYWKDRAENDPEALRLKVVYAKAKELFDECQRFGRFHPDYNAAKDAIKKVENEMTEVESIRRYKETEAELDTLLYEVSLMIAESVSETIKVPSNNPLPTGGCGSGGSCSCGSGGCG, encoded by the coding sequence ATGCAGGAGCTTCAAACGTTGGAGCCCGCCCCGCTAGACATGGCGCCATTGGTGCTTTGCGCCTATGAACTTGGCGACTCGATCAATCAGTCGGCGCTCGTAGCCGATTACTTATATTGGAAGGACCGCGCGGAAAATGATCCGGAGGCTCTTCGGCTGAAGGTGGTTTACGCCAAGGCGAAGGAACTGTTCGATGAATGCCAGCGATTCGGACGCTTCCATCCGGACTATAACGCCGCCAAGGATGCGATCAAGAAGGTAGAGAACGAGATGACTGAGGTAGAGAGCATCCGGCGCTACAAGGAAACAGAGGCGGAGCTGGACACTCTCCTATATGAGGTTTCCTTGATGATTGCGGAGTCGGTGTCCGAGACAATCAAGGTACCGAGCAATAATCCGTTGCCGACTGGTGGCTGCGGGAGCGGCGGTTCTTGTAGTTGTGGGAGCGGTGGCTGCGGCTAA
- a CDS encoding transcriptional regulator, LysR family: MALNFHQLHIFHTVAEKGSFSAAAQALHMTQPAVTMQVQSLEDYLGTKLLLRSTKRIELTDAGSILMPYAKRSIDLIRDTDAAMSRYASGLKGRLQLGASLTIGEYILPRLLGPFNKEHSDISIRMKVMNTTQIIDHIQNHQLDFGLVEAPVTHPDLQTEPVLSDELQLIVGRRHPLAGRGEVQLQEAIGYPLVLREEGSGTRQVMEDQMILKSINPSDLQIVMELGSTGAIKSAVEAGVGMSFVSASSIKHELSLGLLETVRITDADFSREFYSIFLKSTLLPLPAVSFLNFLRGRDLNQWL, encoded by the coding sequence GTGGCACTTAACTTTCATCAGCTACATATATTTCACACCGTTGCCGAAAAAGGCAGCTTCTCGGCCGCAGCTCAAGCACTGCATATGACGCAGCCTGCCGTAACGATGCAGGTACAATCGCTTGAGGATTACCTTGGCACGAAGCTGCTGCTCCGCTCGACCAAACGGATCGAACTGACGGATGCGGGAAGCATCCTTATGCCTTACGCCAAGCGAAGCATAGATTTGATCCGGGATACAGATGCCGCGATGAGCCGATATGCAAGCGGTCTCAAGGGGAGGCTGCAGCTTGGAGCAAGTCTGACGATCGGTGAATATATCCTTCCGAGGTTGCTCGGACCTTTCAATAAAGAGCATTCGGATATTTCCATTCGCATGAAAGTTATGAATACAACTCAGATCATAGATCATATTCAAAACCATCAGCTTGATTTTGGACTCGTTGAAGCACCTGTTACTCACCCGGATCTTCAAACTGAGCCCGTGCTGAGCGATGAGCTCCAACTGATCGTTGGACGGAGGCATCCGCTAGCCGGTCGGGGAGAAGTGCAGCTGCAGGAGGCGATCGGTTATCCACTTGTCCTTCGTGAGGAAGGCTCCGGCACCCGCCAGGTGATGGAGGATCAAATGATTTTAAAGTCGATTAACCCTTCTGATTTGCAAATCGTCATGGAGCTCGGCAGTACCGGGGCAATTAAGTCGGCGGTTGAAGCGGGGGTCGGCATGTCCTTTGTATCTGCTTCTTCCATAAAACATGAATTGTCGCTTGGCTTGCTAGAGACGGTGCGCATTACGGATGCGGATTTCAGCCGGGAGTTCTACTCGATCTTTTTAAAGTCGACGCTGCTCCCGCTTCCCGCTGTGTCGTTCTTGAATTTCTTGCGCGGGAGGGATTTGAACCAATGGCTTTGA
- a CDS encoding CBS domain-containing protein: MTRTCYTATLKDNVYELAVLMKEHGIGFVPIVEGDGLIGVVTDRDLVLRGYGAKHPGSTAVREVMTSNPITVGPDVDAEEAAELMASHQIRRLAVVDGDGRLAGVLSIGDLAVTGRYRQEAGEALGEISESSNGAALYH; encoded by the coding sequence ATGACTCGCACTTGTTACACCGCAACACTGAAAGACAATGTATATGAGCTTGCTGTATTGATGAAGGAGCACGGAATCGGATTTGTCCCTATCGTTGAAGGAGATGGGCTGATTGGAGTGGTGACCGACCGCGATCTTGTTCTACGCGGTTATGGGGCCAAACATCCCGGTTCGACGGCGGTACGCGAGGTGATGACTTCGAACCCGATAACGGTGGGCCCTGACGTTGATGCAGAAGAAGCGGCCGAACTGATGGCTTCTCACCAAATTAGGCGGCTGGCTGTCGTGGACGGAGACGGAAGATTGGCAGGTGTGCTGTCAATCGGCGATCTGGCCGTGACCGGCCGCTATCGTCAAGAAGCCGGAGAAGCGCTCGGCGAAATTTCCGAGTCATCCAATGGAGCGGCGCTTTACCATTAA
- a CDS encoding phosphocarrier protein, whose product MSNNAAIVEISQVASRFRSSIVLQADSKYIDVKSILGLFTTLVGGHSYELHVHGSDSEEAKQALAEVFKKHNLNITIIGE is encoded by the coding sequence ATGTCCAACAATGCGGCTATCGTAGAAATTTCCCAAGTTGCCAGCAGGTTCCGCTCGTCGATCGTGCTTCAGGCAGACAGCAAGTACATCGACGTTAAGAGTATCCTGGGCCTGTTCACCACGTTGGTCGGCGGCCATTCTTATGAGCTTCATGTCCACGGTTCGGACAGCGAAGAAGCGAAGCAGGCGCTTGCAGAGGTTTTCAAAAAGCATAACCTCAACATAACCATTATCGGCGAATAA
- a CDS encoding transcriptional regulator, TetR family — protein MFEAYNKAQRAVLETTLRIIIRKELQATSMALIAKESQVSTGNIYHYFKSKEEIVNELYRAIVAFNGEHVSEAFSQGRTIREKFELAWGKVIELSRNHPEGFQFIEQYTFSPYIRDDVKEAVYGGGWCEPMNRLYVEAIEQKLFKPMDPRLMVQMHHGSFVYLIKANLHCNYELTSEMISEAIASCWDAVRTDESAAD, from the coding sequence ATGTTTGAAGCTTATAATAAGGCGCAGCGTGCAGTGCTGGAAACGACGCTGCGCATCATTATCCGTAAGGAGCTGCAAGCGACTTCGATGGCACTCATTGCCAAAGAGTCGCAAGTCTCGACGGGGAACATTTATCATTATTTTAAAAGTAAGGAAGAGATCGTCAACGAGCTGTACCGCGCCATTGTAGCATTCAATGGAGAGCATGTCTCGGAAGCCTTCTCCCAAGGCCGCACCATCCGCGAAAAGTTTGAGCTGGCGTGGGGGAAGGTGATCGAGCTTAGTCGAAATCATCCCGAAGGCTTTCAATTCATCGAGCAATATACGTTTTCTCCTTATATCCGCGATGATGTCAAAGAGGCCGTTTATGGGGGAGGCTGGTGCGAGCCGATGAACCGTTTGTATGTGGAGGCAATCGAGCAAAAGCTGTTCAAGCCGATGGACCCAAGACTGATGGTTCAGATGCATCACGGCTCCTTCGTATACTTGATCAAAGCCAACCTGCATTGCAATTACGAGTTGACTTCCGAAATGATCAGCGAGGCTATCGCCTCATGCTGGGATGCGGTTCGGACGGATGAATCCGCCGCTGACTAA
- a CDS encoding aminopeptidase: protein MRDPRLQTLAANLVRHSVRVQPGENILIDMIGPERELAKCLVEEVARAGGHPFVETSDRSVLRSLLLHASKEQIELWSNLDQARMKQMQGYIAIRSGENVNELSDVPEEKMKLYQQLYSHPVHSEIRVKQTKWVVLRYPSASMAQLAKMSTEAFEDFYFNVCNLDYSRMEDAMTPLKQLMDRTDKVRITGPGTDLSFSIKGIGSVKCAGERNIPDGELYTAPIRDSVQGTITYNTSSVNSGVTFDNISFTFENGRIVKATSSDEKRINEILDTDEGARYIGEFSLGFNPYILHPMNDTLFDEKIAGSLHFTPGQAYEEADNGNRSAVHWDLVLIQRPEYGGGEVYFDDVLIRKDGLFVLPELKGLNPEGLK from the coding sequence ATGCGTGATCCACGCCTGCAAACATTAGCCGCTAATCTGGTTCGCCACTCCGTGCGCGTACAGCCCGGCGAGAATATTCTGATTGATATGATCGGACCCGAAAGAGAGCTAGCCAAATGCCTCGTTGAAGAGGTGGCGCGTGCCGGCGGGCATCCTTTTGTCGAGACAAGCGACCGCTCCGTGTTGCGATCTCTGCTGCTCCATGCCAGTAAGGAGCAGATCGAGCTCTGGTCGAATCTTGATCAGGCCCGAATGAAACAAATGCAAGGTTACATAGCGATCCGCTCGGGAGAAAATGTGAACGAGCTGTCCGATGTGCCGGAAGAGAAAATGAAGCTTTACCAACAGCTGTATTCCCATCCAGTTCACTCTGAAATTCGCGTTAAGCAAACCAAATGGGTTGTGTTGCGTTACCCGAGTGCGTCGATGGCTCAACTGGCCAAAATGAGCACCGAAGCATTTGAGGATTTCTACTTTAATGTATGTAACCTGGATTACAGCCGAATGGAAGATGCGATGACGCCGCTCAAGCAGCTTATGGACCGGACAGATAAAGTTCGCATTACGGGTCCAGGCACGGATCTCAGCTTCTCCATTAAGGGAATAGGTTCCGTCAAATGCGCTGGCGAGCGCAATATTCCGGATGGTGAGCTGTACACGGCTCCAATCCGCGATTCTGTTCAAGGCACGATCACGTACAATACTTCGAGTGTGAATTCGGGGGTCACTTTTGACAATATCTCCTTCACGTTCGAAAATGGCCGCATCGTTAAGGCAACCAGCAGTGATGAGAAGCGCATCAATGAAATTCTCGATACGGATGAAGGCGCACGTTATATCGGGGAATTCAGCCTCGGCTTTAATCCTTACATCCTGCACCCTATGAACGACACGCTGTTCGATGAAAAAATTGCCGGTTCCTTGCACTTTACTCCTGGCCAAGCCTACGAGGAAGCAGACAATGGCAATCGTTCCGCTGTGCACTGGGATCTCGTTCTCATTCAGCGCCCGGAATATGGCGGCGGAGAAGTTTACTTTGATGATGTGCTGATTCGCAAGGATGGTCTATTCGTTCTGCCGGAGCTGAAAGGGCTGAATCCAGAGGGTTTGAAATAA
- a CDS encoding cell division protein FtsW, with protein sequence MKAQPERRRGRPDFLLLILTLVLVGFGLVMVFSSSSSIAEVSSRYDNNPLYFFNKQLMFAAIGTGLMLFLMNFRYQFFKKGFILFFFPVMVLLLLVPFIGDEVNGARSWLYIGPFGIQPTEFAKVALILYLGSLIAKKGDKFRSFKKGLIPVIVIVAVVCGMIMLQPDLGSTLVICICAMMMIFAGGANLRQLVAASFFGTIAISFVVGISYLVDSKSWAYRIDRFTSFRDPLADALGDGLQVARSLMALGHGGFNGAGLGQSIQKVQYLPFPYNDFIFAIIGEELGFIGSTIFIIVFLLFLWRGLLVALRCPDVYGTVVGAGIVSLLAVQAFVNIGGVTGAIPLTGVTLPFISYGGSSLLASMIAMGVLLSISREANRETSVQEGHASKASTTPRQLLS encoded by the coding sequence ATGAAAGCACAACCGGAACGCCGCCGCGGCAGACCGGACTTTCTGCTCCTCATCCTGACGCTGGTACTGGTCGGCTTCGGACTTGTAATGGTCTTCAGCTCCAGTTCCAGCATCGCTGAGGTTAGCAGCCGGTACGACAACAATCCGCTGTATTTTTTTAACAAACAGCTTATGTTTGCTGCAATCGGCACGGGGTTGATGCTCTTTCTGATGAACTTTCGCTACCAGTTCTTCAAGAAAGGCTTCATCCTTTTTTTCTTTCCTGTCATGGTGTTACTTCTCCTTGTCCCGTTCATCGGAGATGAAGTGAATGGCGCTCGCAGTTGGCTCTATATCGGACCATTCGGCATCCAGCCGACGGAATTTGCCAAGGTTGCCCTGATCCTGTATCTCGGATCGCTTATCGCTAAGAAAGGCGATAAGTTCCGCAGCTTCAAAAAAGGGCTCATCCCGGTTATTGTCATAGTGGCAGTTGTGTGCGGTATGATCATGCTGCAGCCCGATTTGGGCTCCACTCTCGTCATTTGCATCTGTGCGATGATGATGATTTTTGCAGGCGGCGCCAATCTTCGGCAGTTGGTTGCAGCCAGCTTTTTCGGAACGATTGCGATTTCCTTCGTCGTGGGAATCAGCTATTTAGTAGATAGCAAGAGTTGGGCGTACCGGATCGATCGTTTTACGAGCTTCCGAGATCCGCTTGCAGATGCACTTGGAGACGGTTTGCAGGTCGCTCGCTCGCTCATGGCGCTGGGCCATGGAGGCTTCAATGGAGCCGGGCTCGGTCAAAGTATTCAGAAAGTGCAATACTTGCCCTTTCCCTACAATGACTTCATTTTTGCAATTATCGGCGAAGAGCTCGGATTTATCGGTAGCACAATCTTCATAATCGTATTTCTATTGTTCCTGTGGCGAGGCCTACTTGTTGCCCTTCGCTGTCCCGATGTGTACGGTACCGTCGTAGGAGCTGGCATCGTCTCTCTTTTGGCTGTACAGGCCTTCGTCAACATCGGCGGCGTTACCGGAGCAATTCCGCTTACTGGCGTTACGTTGCCATTCATAAGCTATGGAGGCTCCTCGCTGCTCGCCTCCATGATTGCCATGGGCGTACTGTTAAGCATATCGCGCGAAGCGAACCGCGAGACAAGTGTGCAGGAGGGACATGCATCCAAAGCATCCACTACTCCTCGGCAGCTACTGTCCTGA
- a CDS encoding Uncharacterized conserved protein YloU, alkaline shock protein (Asp23) family, giving the protein MHLRDRIHYNRLKWFYSKGLSVVAEDLETGMIRISDDVVATIAGLAALETPGIAAMSGGISEGLAKRLSGKNAQKGVTVEVGQLEAAIDLRVIVQYGIPIQEVCRQLQLSVREAVENMTGLNVVEVNVKVDGVLFREDSAEEPAPNSARLIK; this is encoded by the coding sequence TTGCATTTACGAGATCGCATCCATTACAATAGATTAAAGTGGTTCTACTCGAAGGGGTTGAGCGTTGTGGCGGAAGATCTTGAAACAGGCATGATTCGGATTTCGGACGACGTTGTTGCAACGATTGCAGGACTTGCGGCACTGGAGACACCGGGTATTGCTGCCATGTCTGGCGGTATTTCTGAAGGTCTTGCCAAACGGCTGAGCGGGAAAAATGCCCAGAAGGGCGTAACGGTTGAAGTCGGCCAGCTAGAAGCGGCTATCGATCTTCGGGTCATCGTCCAATATGGCATTCCAATTCAGGAAGTATGTCGTCAACTGCAGCTAAGTGTACGCGAAGCAGTCGAGAATATGACGGGGCTTAATGTAGTCGAGGTCAATGTTAAAGTAGACGGTGTTCTCTTCCGTGAGGACTCGGCTGAGGAACCGGCGCCCAATAGCGCCCGGCTTATCAAATAA
- a CDS encoding amidohydrolase produces MDKQTRMEAMLTMDRLMPSMVANRRHLHRHPELSFHEKETSSWIVSKLAELGCVDVRTEVGGHGVVAELKGSEPGPVVALRADMDALPIQEEKESEYRSTVPGVMHACGHDAHTASLLGIAAYYQSLQGRFKGTRRLLFQPAEELTPGGALPMIKDGALDGADAIYGVHLWSPVPAGQVSIRGGAFMAGVDEFTIDIIGRGGHGGMPQDTADAIVAGSALVQALHTVVSRNVSPLDTAVLTIGSFQAGEASNIIAGHCRLKGTVRSFDLRVRDRVRSRIEELVRGICAGFGTEGRLNYREGYPPVINDAAEAERCRSAAVDLFGPEAVGESELITAGEDFAYYLERIPGCFLFVGAGNPELDAIYPHHHPRFDLDESSMHQSALLLIGCAERFVSDWSE; encoded by the coding sequence GTGGACAAGCAAACACGCATGGAGGCCATGCTAACGATGGACCGCCTGATGCCAAGTATGGTCGCAAATCGCCGCCATCTGCACCGCCATCCCGAGCTCAGCTTCCATGAAAAAGAAACATCGAGCTGGATCGTAAGCAAGCTGGCGGAGCTAGGATGTGTTGATGTTCGCACAGAGGTAGGAGGACATGGCGTCGTGGCCGAACTAAAGGGTTCCGAGCCAGGCCCGGTCGTCGCGCTGCGCGCGGATATGGACGCATTGCCGATCCAGGAGGAAAAGGAATCGGAGTACCGATCCACCGTACCGGGAGTTATGCATGCCTGCGGCCATGATGCTCATACGGCTTCCCTGCTTGGCATCGCGGCTTATTACCAGTCGCTCCAAGGGAGGTTCAAAGGCACTCGCCGCTTGCTGTTCCAACCGGCGGAGGAGTTGACGCCGGGCGGAGCGCTGCCGATGATCAAAGACGGTGCGCTTGACGGGGCAGATGCCATATATGGCGTGCATCTGTGGAGTCCGGTGCCGGCCGGTCAAGTGAGCATACGTGGAGGCGCCTTCATGGCAGGAGTGGATGAATTCACGATCGACATTATCGGCAGAGGCGGACATGGTGGCATGCCGCAGGATACTGCAGATGCGATTGTAGCAGGCTCAGCTCTCGTACAAGCCTTGCACACCGTCGTCAGCCGCAATGTAAGCCCGCTGGATACAGCTGTGCTTACGATAGGCTCATTTCAAGCTGGAGAGGCGAGCAATATTATCGCCGGGCATTGCCGACTCAAAGGGACGGTCCGTTCCTTTGACCTTCGTGTTCGCGATCGTGTTCGCAGCCGGATCGAGGAGCTAGTACGGGGCATCTGTGCCGGATTCGGGACCGAGGGCAGGTTGAATTATCGGGAAGGTTATCCGCCGGTAATCAACGATGCCGCAGAAGCTGAGCGATGTCGGAGTGCAGCCGTTGATCTATTCGGTCCGGAGGCGGTGGGCGAGTCGGAGCTAATTACCGCAGGAGAAGATTTTGCCTATTATTTGGAGCGAATTCCGGGCTGTTTCCTGTTCGTAGGAGCCGGCAACCCGGAGCTGGACGCTATTTATCCCCATCACCATCCGAGATTCGATCTTGATGAGAGTTCCATGCATCAATCGGCGCTGCTGCTTATTGGCTGTGCGGAGCGCTTCGTATCCGACTGGTCCGAATGA
- a CDS encoding DNA excision repair protein ERCC-3: MLKRKNGPLIVQADGTVLLDDAHPAAEEARAELSRFAELVKRPGTMHLYRISPLSVWNAASLGMSAEDMLHVLRHNGRYALPAEAAERLQQWMERCGGLELLQADGGDLLLAGDERRLAELPHDWLLSLGATKNNLGWSVPADRRGELKRELVRLGMPVLDKAGYREGETLSVELRTELKGGRPFRLRDYQQEAVERFCRQGGQGGSGVIVLPCGAGKTLVGAAALARLGCAALVLTSGSTSVRQWKRELLDKTTISESDIGEYTGDLKQIRPVTIASYQILAQGKVNARKNNAGDHMGLFNSRDWGLIIYDEVHLLPAPVFRLTAELQATRRLGLTATLVREDGRAEDVFSLIGPKLYELPWRDLERQGWIASVSCLELRVPLCGSVVEAYEGADLKTRLRLAAENPAKAEAVRDVLDRHPGRQALVIGHYLDQLRSLGAELEAPVLCGSTPAEEREELFRRFNSGELPLLVVSRVANFAVDLPSASLAVQVSGTFGSRQEEAQRIGRLLRPKPGDNTAFFYTVVTSGTKETEFALKRQLFMVEQGYQYEHAEAAGFQRNKEEGA; encoded by the coding sequence ATGCTGAAACGAAAAAATGGTCCGCTTATCGTCCAAGCAGACGGCACTGTGCTGCTAGATGATGCTCATCCGGCGGCTGAGGAGGCGAGGGCAGAACTGAGCCGCTTTGCAGAGCTAGTAAAGCGCCCCGGTACAATGCATCTATACCGGATCAGTCCGCTGTCCGTATGGAATGCAGCTTCGCTTGGGATGTCGGCTGAAGATATGCTGCATGTGCTTCGCCACAATGGGCGTTATGCCCTCCCCGCGGAAGCGGCTGAACGATTGCAGCAGTGGATGGAACGCTGCGGCGGTTTGGAGCTGCTGCAAGCAGATGGCGGCGACCTGCTGCTGGCTGGAGACGAGCGTCGACTGGCAGAGCTGCCGCATGACTGGCTGCTTTCGCTTGGCGCGACAAAGAATAACCTAGGCTGGTCTGTGCCGGCTGATCGGCGCGGTGAGCTAAAGCGCGAGTTGGTTCGATTAGGCATGCCGGTGCTGGACAAGGCGGGATACAGAGAAGGAGAAACGCTGAGCGTAGAGCTTCGGACAGAGCTAAAGGGCGGCCGCCCTTTCCGGCTTCGCGATTATCAGCAGGAAGCTGTGGAACGCTTTTGCAGACAGGGGGGCCAAGGTGGTAGCGGAGTAATTGTGCTGCCTTGTGGAGCCGGGAAAACCCTTGTTGGCGCGGCTGCGCTCGCCCGGCTTGGCTGCGCCGCTCTTGTGCTGACTTCCGGTTCGACCTCGGTGCGGCAATGGAAGCGGGAATTGCTGGACAAAACGACGATTAGCGAGAGCGACATCGGTGAATACACAGGAGATTTGAAGCAGATTAGACCGGTTACGATCGCTTCCTATCAGATTTTGGCCCAGGGCAAAGTCAATGCTCGAAAAAACAATGCGGGTGACCATATGGGACTGTTCAACAGCCGGGACTGGGGATTGATCATCTATGATGAGGTGCATTTGCTGCCCGCCCCTGTTTTTCGTCTCACGGCTGAGCTCCAAGCGACGCGCCGCTTAGGGCTGACTGCTACCCTTGTGAGAGAAGATGGGCGTGCGGAGGATGTGTTCTCGCTGATCGGGCCCAAGCTATACGAGCTTCCTTGGAGAGACCTTGAGCGTCAAGGGTGGATTGCTAGTGTGAGCTGCCTGGAACTGAGGGTTCCACTTTGCGGCTCCGTTGTTGAAGCGTATGAGGGAGCGGATTTGAAAACGAGGCTGCGATTGGCGGCGGAGAACCCAGCCAAAGCGGAGGCGGTTAGAGATGTACTCGATCGGCATCCTGGCAGGCAGGCGCTTGTGATCGGTCATTATTTGGATCAGCTCCGCTCTCTGGGTGCGGAGCTCGAAGCTCCGGTGTTATGCGGCAGCACACCTGCCGAAGAGCGCGAGGAGCTGTTTCGCCGTTTTAACAGCGGTGAGCTGCCGCTGCTTGTTGTATCGCGTGTGGCTAACTTCGCGGTTGATCTGCCGTCGGCGTCGCTCGCGGTGCAGGTATCGGGCACTTTCGGCTCCCGTCAGGAGGAAGCCCAGCGGATCGGTCGTTTGCTGCGACCGAAGCCGGGCGACAACACCGCATTTTTTTATACGGTGGTGACGTCCGGGACGAAAGAGACGGAGTTTGCCCTAAAGCGGCAACTGTTCATGGTTGAGCAGGGTTACCAGTACGAGCATGCCGAAGCGGCTGGCTTCCAACGGAACAAGGAGGAAGGGGCATGA